A single window of Cytobacillus dafuensis DNA harbors:
- a CDS encoding M28 family peptidase translates to MKKPILSIALASTLAFGAIGTHAALAKPVEVMQNQPVKVFDHKVIKKINAENIFNNIDYLSKTPRVAGTEAENLAVKYIKDQFESYGYEVDIQPFTFYGYTPPHTIDLDVAGYNGELKPSSFTYSVSGNVSGELVYAGLGKKEELANQNLTGKIAMIKRGDISFGEKVLNAAEKGAVGVIIFNNTSGAVNGTLGEANDKYVPAVALTKSEGDALLAQLNGGKTLQASLKIEGARAGESTSHNVIATKKPTNKQKDTNKIIVVGSHHDSVAGAPGANDDASGTATTLELARVFKDVPTDTEIRFITFGAEELGLLGSNYYVKNISEDEKERTIANFNLDMVGSKDAGDLVLLTLDGKPNLVTELSQASSTRLNGSATPYGQGGRSDHVPFAEAGIPAALFIHSPTEPWYHTPEDSIDKISKEKLQDVAEIVGAAVYDLARFDNMGPKPKKAPKVKADIDQYHEKDVR, encoded by the coding sequence ATGAAAAAACCAATTTTATCAATCGCACTTGCATCTACTTTAGCATTTGGAGCAATCGGCACTCATGCTGCATTAGCAAAGCCAGTAGAAGTTATGCAAAATCAGCCAGTAAAAGTATTCGATCATAAGGTAATTAAGAAGATTAATGCAGAAAACATTTTCAATAATATTGATTATCTATCGAAAACACCGCGTGTAGCTGGGACAGAAGCAGAGAATCTAGCTGTAAAGTATATTAAAGATCAATTTGAATCCTATGGCTATGAAGTAGATATTCAGCCATTTACGTTTTATGGATATACTCCTCCACATACAATTGATTTGGACGTTGCAGGATATAACGGTGAACTAAAGCCAAGCTCCTTTACATATTCCGTTAGTGGAAACGTATCAGGTGAGCTTGTTTATGCTGGCTTAGGCAAAAAAGAAGAGCTCGCCAATCAAAATCTCACTGGAAAAATTGCAATGATTAAACGTGGAGATATTAGTTTTGGAGAGAAAGTTTTAAATGCCGCTGAAAAAGGTGCAGTAGGGGTCATTATCTTTAATAATACAAGTGGAGCCGTAAATGGGACACTTGGAGAAGCGAATGATAAATATGTTCCTGCTGTTGCATTGACGAAATCAGAGGGTGACGCCCTTTTGGCTCAACTAAACGGTGGCAAAACATTACAGGCCTCCTTAAAAATTGAGGGAGCTCGAGCAGGAGAAAGCACCTCTCATAATGTCATTGCAACAAAAAAACCTACAAATAAACAGAAAGACACGAATAAGATTATCGTAGTGGGCTCTCACCATGATTCTGTTGCAGGAGCACCAGGGGCAAATGATGATGCATCTGGAACAGCAACGACGCTCGAGCTTGCACGTGTCTTTAAGGATGTGCCAACTGATACAGAAATCCGATTTATAACATTTGGTGCTGAAGAGCTAGGATTACTTGGGTCCAACTATTATGTTAAAAATATATCAGAGGACGAAAAAGAGCGCACAATTGCTAATTTCAATTTAGATATGGTCGGAAGCAAGGATGCGGGAGATCTCGTATTGTTAACACTTGATGGAAAACCAAATCTTGTTACAGAGCTTTCACAAGCATCTAGTACAAGATTAAATGGGTCAGCAACACCGTACGGTCAAGGTGGACGCAGTGACCATGTTCCATTTGCAGAAGCAGGAATCCCTGCTGCATTATTTATCCACAGCCCTACAGAGCCTTGGTATCACACTCCAGAGGATTCGATTGATAAAATCAGCAAAGAAAAGCTTCAGGATGTAGCTGAGATTGTCGGAGCAGCAGTCTATGACCTAGCACGCTTTGACAATATGGGTCCAAAACCAAAGAAAGCACCAAAGGTAAAAGCGGATATTGATCAATACCATGAAAAGGATGTAAGATAA
- a CDS encoding D-2-hydroxyacid dehydrogenase, which translates to MDKRKLVVTQNLDQNLIASIKEIAPDWELIIGKDKTVWQDHLKEAEIIAGWKKDLGEYVLNNESKLRWVQTWSAGINSMPLEKLNSRHVQLTSANGVHSFPISETIFALMLGLTRKINTYVKNQQSRKWHHSGLRLELHGKTMGLFGVGAIGKETAKIAKAFGMNVLGFRRSGQPEENVDTMYKLDQMNDVLPVCDYVVVTLPLTKETKLLFGKEQFNLMKPSSFFINIARGDIIVEADLIEALKEEKIAGAGLDVFEKEPLGENSPLWELENVIITPHTAGSTEHYNNRVIEDIFIPNLKSYLKGEKLPINLVDYVKGY; encoded by the coding sequence GTGGATAAAAGAAAGCTAGTCGTTACCCAAAATCTTGATCAAAATCTTATTGCATCAATAAAAGAAATTGCCCCAGATTGGGAGCTTATAATTGGAAAAGATAAAACAGTTTGGCAAGATCACTTAAAAGAAGCTGAAATCATTGCTGGCTGGAAGAAGGATTTAGGAGAATATGTGTTAAACAATGAATCAAAGCTGCGCTGGGTCCAAACATGGTCTGCCGGAATAAATAGCATGCCTTTAGAAAAATTGAATTCACGCCATGTACAATTAACATCAGCAAATGGTGTTCATTCATTCCCTATATCGGAAACGATCTTTGCACTTATGCTTGGACTTACAAGAAAAATAAATACATATGTTAAAAATCAACAATCTAGAAAATGGCATCATTCTGGATTAAGGCTTGAACTTCATGGAAAAACAATGGGGCTTTTTGGCGTAGGTGCTATTGGTAAGGAAACAGCAAAAATTGCAAAGGCTTTTGGAATGAATGTTTTAGGCTTCCGTCGTTCTGGCCAGCCTGAAGAAAATGTTGACACGATGTATAAGCTTGATCAGATGAACGATGTATTGCCTGTATGTGACTATGTTGTCGTAACCCTTCCACTTACGAAGGAAACCAAACTTTTATTTGGCAAAGAACAATTTAATTTAATGAAACCATCTTCCTTCTTCATTAACATCGCCCGCGGCGACATTATTGTGGAAGCTGACCTTATCGAGGCACTGAAGGAAGAAAAAATCGCTGGCGCAGGCTTGGATGTATTTGAAAAGGAACCGCTTGGGGAAAACAGCCCATTATGGGAGCTTGAAAATGTGATTATCACGCCTCATACAGCCGGGTCAACTGAACATTATAATAATCGTGTCATTGAAGATATTTTTATTCCAAATTTAAAGAGCTATCTTAAAGGAGAGAAGCTTCCGATTAATTTAGTTGATTATGTTAAAGGCTATTAA
- a CDS encoding TerD family protein produces MGVTLRKGQKVDLTKSHPGLEVVVAGLGWDVSQSHSQYDLDASAFLIGPSGKVQSDLDFVFYNNPSGGNGSIIYTGDNRTGAGARDDEQIRIDLNKVPPSIHRIAFTITIHDAHLKQQNFGQVSNAYVRIFNALTNEELIRFDLGRDFTVETAIVAAELYRHNGEWKFNAIASGFQGGLGALCRNFGVHIDDEPAPSQSAFQSNTNFGGSQSSQSNSSYLGQQNSSYNQPSFGHSQQPNNQYGYGQSQQHQSSFNQSGFGHSSQPNTSYNQPSFGQQVSHSGYNQPSYGQPNSSSQSYGGDNILCTRCGSSNVRTGQKGFGLGKAAIGGLILGPVGLLGGFIGKNQLKFNCNNCQNTWSPNQTDYAQWANQQKRKAQEIFARYKSQDVMDAVVAACALVSLADGRLDQTERQKMMEFVNQSEELRVFDSNKVIQQFNYFVQKIERDAIIGRAEAFKALGRVRSKPEIARLVARYCIALGYADGQFDPSEKEIVAQICLELGLNPNEFLS; encoded by the coding sequence GTGGGTGTAACTTTACGTAAAGGTCAAAAAGTGGATTTAACTAAGTCTCATCCAGGTTTAGAGGTTGTGGTCGCTGGGTTGGGATGGGATGTTAGCCAAAGCCATTCTCAATATGATCTCGATGCCTCTGCCTTTTTAATTGGCCCCTCAGGCAAAGTACAAAGTGATTTGGACTTTGTATTCTACAATAATCCTTCTGGCGGGAACGGATCGATTATTTATACCGGGGATAATCGAACAGGGGCTGGGGCTAGAGATGATGAGCAAATTAGAATCGATTTGAATAAAGTTCCTCCTTCTATTCATCGAATCGCTTTTACGATTACCATCCATGATGCGCATTTAAAACAGCAAAATTTCGGACAAGTTTCTAATGCCTATGTAAGAATTTTTAACGCACTTACGAATGAGGAATTAATTCGCTTTGACCTTGGGCGCGATTTCACTGTGGAAACTGCCATTGTGGCTGCTGAGCTGTACCGGCATAATGGTGAATGGAAATTCAATGCAATAGCGAGCGGCTTCCAAGGAGGTTTAGGAGCTCTGTGCAGAAATTTCGGCGTACATATTGATGATGAACCTGCACCTTCACAATCAGCATTCCAATCGAACACGAACTTCGGAGGCTCACAGTCTTCACAATCTAATAGTTCATACTTAGGACAACAGAATTCATCCTATAATCAACCAAGTTTTGGTCATTCTCAACAACCGAATAACCAATATGGATATGGACAATCACAGCAGCATCAATCAAGCTTCAATCAAAGTGGATTCGGACACAGTAGTCAACCAAATACATCCTATAATCAGCCCAGCTTCGGTCAGCAAGTAAGTCACTCTGGCTATAACCAGCCTTCCTATGGCCAGCCCAACTCCTCCTCTCAATCATATGGAGGAGACAATATTCTTTGCACTCGCTGCGGTTCTTCTAATGTACGGACAGGTCAAAAAGGCTTTGGACTTGGAAAAGCAGCGATTGGCGGGCTTATTCTTGGACCTGTTGGCTTACTGGGTGGTTTTATTGGTAAAAACCAGCTCAAATTTAATTGTAACAACTGCCAAAATACATGGTCCCCAAACCAAACAGATTATGCACAATGGGCAAATCAACAAAAAAGAAAAGCACAGGAAATATTTGCCCGCTATAAAAGTCAAGATGTGATGGATGCAGTAGTTGCCGCTTGTGCACTCGTTTCACTAGCAGATGGAAGACTTGACCAAACGGAACGTCAAAAAATGATGGAGTTTGTCAATCAAAGTGAGGAATTACGCGTTTTTGATTCGAACAAAGTCATCCAGCAATTTAACTACTTTGTCCAAAAAATCGAACGTGATGCAATCATCGGACGTGCAGAGGCGTTTAAAGCGTTAGGTCGAGTTCGATCAAAACCAGAAATCGCTCGCTTAGTTGCACGCTATTGTATCGCACTTGGCTATGCAGACGGGCAATTTGATCCTAGTGAAAAAGAAATAGTAGCACAAATTTGTTTAGAATTAGGCTTGAATCCGAATGAATTTTTATCATAA
- a CDS encoding DUF2269 family protein, producing the protein MDFYRLILYIHVGSAILSIGPFVVLIPIAKKLHEAEHEVQQAYLNIFRSSVRLVKHAGHVLVVSGALLIAMGHWTWKTSWIIATLAVMFGSVFFLARAFTPTIRKFHEPGQDQTQLIKKLSWSTWLYLILLMVMLWFMVVKPVLW; encoded by the coding sequence ATGGACTTTTACCGCTTGATTCTGTACATCCATGTAGGAAGTGCTATTTTATCGATTGGTCCGTTTGTTGTATTAATCCCAATTGCAAAAAAATTGCATGAAGCTGAACACGAGGTTCAGCAGGCCTATCTGAATATTTTCCGATCTTCTGTCCGGCTTGTTAAACATGCCGGACATGTCCTTGTTGTAAGCGGTGCCTTACTCATTGCCATGGGGCATTGGACGTGGAAAACATCTTGGATTATCGCTACCTTAGCCGTTATGTTTGGTTCAGTATTCTTTCTAGCACGAGCGTTTACTCCAACCATTCGAAAGTTTCATGAGCCAGGACAAGATCAGACACAACTCATAAAAAAGCTCTCATGGTCAACCTGGCTCTATCTTATTCTTCTAATGGTTATGCTCTGGTTCATGGTTGTCAAACCCGTTCTCTGGTAA
- a CDS encoding ASCH domain-containing protein, protein MSNQHDNHSLPPKTCTIERLVTVPADVEKVLSGQKTATRRNGRYADIGEIMDLQGHKFVVEKVYSQSLGELTDEHAKQEGFETVEEYKESILSYHPGMPWLPQMRVWVHEFRPVSD, encoded by the coding sequence ATGTCTAATCAGCATGATAATCATTCTCTACCACCAAAAACCTGTACGATCGAACGTCTCGTAACCGTCCCTGCAGATGTTGAAAAAGTACTTTCAGGACAAAAAACAGCTACCCGCCGGAACGGTCGCTATGCCGACATTGGTGAAATCATGGATCTTCAAGGCCATAAATTTGTCGTTGAAAAGGTTTATTCACAGTCACTGGGTGAATTAACGGATGAACATGCAAAGCAGGAAGGCTTTGAAACGGTTGAAGAGTATAAAGAGTCTATTTTATCCTATCACCCAGGTATGCCGTGGCTGCCGCAAATGAGAGTATGGGTGCATGAGTTCCGTCCAGTATCGGACTAA
- a CDS encoding glutamine--tRNA ligase/YqeY domain fusion protein, producing MEHNSSNFIKNIMIADLDSGKHKNIITRFPPEPNGYLHIGHAKSIITNFGLADEFNGKTNLRFDDTNPLKEDQEFVDSIMEDVKWLGYEWEELRFASNYFEEMYERAVLLIKKGKAYVDELTPDEIREYRGTLTEPGKESPYRNRSVEENLNLFEQMRNGEFENGSKVLRAKIDMSSPNLNMRDPVIYRISHASHHNTGDKWCIYPMYAFAHPLEDAIEDVTHSICTTEFEDQRPLYNWVIEECEMESKPQQIEFGRLNITNTVMSKRKLKQLVEEGFVDGWDDPRMPTISGLRRKGFTPGAIREFVIATGISKGYGAVDEAMLDHFVREDLKLTAPRTMGILNPLKVVITNYPEDQVEMLDAEINPENPEMGMRQIPFSREIYIEQDDFMEDPPKKYFRLFPGNEVRLKHAYFIKCNEVIKDENGQVIEIHCTYDPETKSGTGFTGRKVKGTLHWVDAKNAIPAEFRLYEPLILDSELEAENEDEGSENKTFLDYVNPNSLEIVHGFIEPNMKGSKPQDKFQFFRHGYFNIDPKHSTDEKLVFNRIVSLKSSFKL from the coding sequence TTGGAACACAACTCATCAAATTTTATTAAAAATATTATGATCGCCGATTTGGATTCTGGTAAGCACAAAAATATTATTACACGCTTCCCTCCCGAACCGAACGGGTATCTTCATATCGGTCATGCTAAATCAATCATCACGAATTTTGGGCTTGCTGATGAATTTAACGGAAAAACAAATTTACGATTCGATGATACGAACCCATTGAAGGAAGATCAGGAATTTGTTGATTCCATTATGGAAGATGTAAAGTGGCTCGGCTATGAATGGGAAGAGCTCCGGTTCGCATCTAACTATTTCGAGGAAATGTACGAACGCGCTGTGCTATTAATTAAAAAAGGAAAAGCGTATGTCGATGAATTAACACCTGATGAAATTAGAGAATATCGCGGTACATTGACAGAGCCAGGTAAGGAGAGCCCTTATCGCAATCGTTCTGTTGAAGAAAATTTAAATTTATTCGAACAGATGCGCAATGGTGAATTCGAAAATGGCAGTAAAGTGCTTCGTGCCAAAATCGATATGTCCTCACCAAACTTAAATATGCGCGATCCTGTTATTTATCGCATTTCCCATGCGAGCCATCATAACACAGGAGATAAATGGTGCATTTATCCAATGTACGCCTTCGCTCATCCGCTTGAAGATGCAATTGAAGACGTAACACATTCGATTTGTACGACTGAATTCGAGGATCAGCGCCCATTATATAACTGGGTCATTGAAGAATGTGAAATGGAAAGCAAGCCTCAGCAAATTGAATTTGGCCGCCTTAACATTACGAATACGGTTATGAGTAAACGTAAATTAAAGCAGTTAGTTGAAGAAGGCTTTGTCGATGGCTGGGATGACCCGCGCATGCCAACCATTTCTGGTTTAAGAAGGAAAGGCTTTACACCAGGTGCTATACGTGAATTCGTGATAGCAACAGGGATTTCAAAGGGATACGGTGCGGTTGATGAGGCAATGCTTGATCACTTTGTAAGAGAAGATTTAAAGCTTACTGCTCCAAGGACTATGGGGATACTAAATCCGCTTAAAGTGGTCATTACCAATTATCCAGAAGATCAAGTGGAAATGCTTGATGCGGAAATCAATCCTGAAAATCCAGAAATGGGGATGCGCCAAATTCCGTTCTCGCGTGAAATTTACATTGAGCAGGACGACTTTATGGAAGACCCGCCGAAGAAGTATTTCCGACTCTTCCCTGGTAACGAAGTGCGTTTAAAGCATGCTTATTTCATAAAATGCAATGAGGTCATTAAAGATGAAAACGGCCAGGTTATCGAGATTCATTGCACATATGATCCAGAAACAAAGAGCGGAACAGGATTTACTGGCCGTAAAGTAAAGGGAACTCTTCACTGGGTTGATGCGAAAAATGCCATACCTGCTGAGTTTCGTTTGTATGAGCCTTTAATCCTTGATTCAGAATTAGAAGCTGAAAATGAAGATGAAGGTTCTGAAAACAAAACCTTCCTTGATTATGTAAATCCAAACTCACTTGAAATTGTTCATGGCTTTATTGAGCCTAATATGAAGGGTAGCAAGCCTCAGGACAAATTCCAATTTTTCCGTCACGGCTATTTTAATATTGATCCAAAGCACTCTACAGATGAAAAACTAGTTTTTAATCGTATTGTGTCGCTAAAAAGTTCATTCAAGCTGTAA